Proteins encoded together in one Camelina sativa cultivar DH55 chromosome 9, Cs, whole genome shotgun sequence window:
- the LOC104710937 gene encoding putative phytosulfokines 6, with the protein MKQTLCLVLCVLFFILSTSSSAIRRGKEDPELNPLVSATSVEEDSVNKLMGMDYCGEGDEECLKRRMMTEAHLDYIYTQHHKH; encoded by the exons ATGAAGCAAACCTTGTGCCTTGTTTTGtgtgttctcttcttcattttatCAACAAGTTCGTCTGCAATTCGAAGAG GAAAAGAGGATCCAGAGCTGAATCCATTAGTCTCAGCTACATCAGTGGAAGAAGACTCGGTTAAT aaattgatgGGGATGGATTATtgtggagaaggagatgaagaatgTTTGAAGAGAAGGATGATGACGGAAGCTCACTTAGACTACATTTACACACAGCACCATAAGCATTGA
- the LOC104710936 gene encoding kinesin-like protein KIN-14F encodes MPQEVMRGLKGLVVSSTSNGDYELAQRKAEETAVRRYQAVAWLRQMDQGAVETLPEKPSEDEFSVALRNGLILCNVLNKVNPGSVLKVVENPITPAIQYAEGAAQSAIQYFENMRNFLKAVEDMQLLTFGASDLEKGGSSNKVVDCILCLKGFYEWKQAGGVGVWRYGGTVRIVSFNPKGSSPRQQYGIGSESTTTDESVSLDESESSSQYDQLLDFLHLSNEISTEESETAISMAFLFDHFALQLLQAYIKESDGSNDLPLNEMVIDSLLNRVVKDFSAILVSQGTQLGSFLKKILKCDNGDLSRSGFLEAVFRYLQHRKDLVTKEFSKFCKCGVKVEFIRPSIREFSPGHADAIGVQQKELEEVKSNFVETRCQVEQMQSEWQEELQRIVHHVKSMEVTSSSYHKVLEENRLLYNEVQDLKGTIRVYCRVRPFLQEQKDMQSTVDYIGENGNIIINNPFKQEKDARKIFAFNKVFGQNVSQEQIYIDTQPVIRSVLDGFNVCIFAYGQTGSGKTYTMSGPDLMTETTWGVNYRALRDLFQLSNARTHVVTYEIGVQMIEIYNEQVRDLLVSDGSSRRLDIRNNSQLNGLNVPDASLIPVSNTRDVLDLMRIGQKNRAVGATALNERSSRSHSVLTVHVQGKELASGSILRGCLHLVDLAGSERVEKSEAVGERLKEAQHINKSLSALGDVIYALAQKSSHIPYRNSKLTQVLQDSLGGQAKTLMFVHINPEVNAVGETISTLKFAQRVASIELGAARSNKETGEIRDLKDEISSLKSAMEKKEAELEQLRSGNIRNTTECQRARAVSPFHLPRNGNGAGTKAEASPQPNDSTRSYETRSCSTGKQRKSGFPSALRNREASPRMPNLAEERLNPSPNRRSLSTDRGSAIKSRNKPEVTQNLPVARTPFPARVPVAKSFATVPLNPSAEITSETFHNHQKLSARKLFPEIEEEHIRHTLHIRQGGVKKTRVESSKSKAKQPSPGRFQKLDVGISLRSEADSEAKVGKYQTQKGNNNHNVIHSRFQNFDVGISLFSDLCAGDKSDSTLKSDSSETDNEPPLKSKNSQRNVSKSSLNNKLRAIYAHEDTSLVDDKPSNGTAHIKEGNSNISMPEFRRSRSTHHARFMVP; translated from the exons ATGCCACAAGAAGTAATGAGAGGATTAAAAGGTTTGGTGGTGTCGTCCACAAGCAATGGAGATTATGAGCTTGCACAACGAAAAGCTGAAGAAACAG ctgTGAGAAGGTACCAAGCGGTGGCATGGCTGAGACAAATGGACCAAGGCGCGGTGGAGACACTGCCGGAAAAACCGTCGGAAGACGAATTCTCCGTCGCCCTCCGCAACGGCCTCATTCTCTGCAACGTCCTCAACAAAGTCAATCCCGGTTCCGTTCTAAAg GTGGTGGAGAATCCGATAACGCCAGCTATTCAGTATGCCGAGGGAGCGGCTCAGTCCGCAATTCAGTATTTTGAGAACATGAGGAACTTTCTTAAAGCTGTAGAGGATATGCAGCTTTTAACATTTGGAGCTTCTGATCTCGAAAAG ggaGGATCATCGAACAAGGTAGTAGATTGTATTTTGTGTTTGAAAGGTTTTTACGAGTGGAAACAAGCTGGTGGAGTGGGAGTGTGGAGGTATGGAGGGACTGTGAGGATTGTTTCATTCAATCCAAAAGGTAGCTCTCCGCGGCAGCAGTATGGGATTGGTAGTGAAAGCACCACCACTGATGAGTCTGTATCTTTGGATGAATCTGAGTCTTCTTCTCAGTATGACCAGCTTTTGGATTTTCTTCACCTTTCTAATGAGATCTCGACTGAGGAATCTGAAACTGCAATCTCCATGGCTTTTCTTTTTGATCATTTCGCGCTTCAGCTTCTACAGGCTTATATCAAAGAGAGTGATGGGTCAAACGATCTGCCTTTAAATGAAATG GTGATCGATAGCTTGCTCAACAGGGTAGTTAAGGATTTCTCTGCAATACTAGTTTCTCAGGGGACTCAG CTGGGTTCGTTTCTAAAGAAGATACTGAAATGTGATAATGGAGATCTATCAAGGTCAGGGTTTCTAGAAGCAGTCTTCAGATATCTTCAGCACAGAAAAGATCTGGTGACAAAGGAGTTTTCAAAGTTTTGTAAATGTGGCGTAAAGGTAGAGTTTATTAGACCAAGCATCCGCGAGTTTTCTCCTGGTCATGCAGATGCTATTGGTGTTCAACAGAAAGAGCTGGAG gaagtaaaatcaaattttgtggAAACAAGATGCCAAGTTGAACAGATGCAGTCAGAATGGCAGGAAGAACTTCAAAGAATAG TTCATCACGTTAAATCCATGGAAGTtacatcttcttcttaccaCAAGGTTCTGGAGGAAAATCGCTTACTTTATAATGAGGTCCAAGATCTCAAAG GGACCATTAGAGTCTACTGCAGAGTCAGACCTTTCTTGcaagaacaaaaagatatgCAATCAACTGTGGATTATATTGGAGAAAAtggtaatattattattaataatccTTTCAAGCAGGAAAAAGATGCACGAAAAATATTTGCCTTCAACAAAGTGTTTGGACAGAATGTCTCACAAg AGCAAATCTACATAGACACTCAACCGGTAATAAGGTCTGTCCTTGACGGATTCAATGTTTGTATCTTCGCGTATGGGCAAACTGGTTCAGGGAAAACGTATACGATG AGTGGGCCAGATCTGATGACTGAGACTACTTGGGGTGTGAACTACCGAGCTCTACGTGATCTCTTCCAGCTTTCAAATGCAAGAACACATGTGGTGACTTATGAAATTGGAGTCCAAATGATCGAAATATATAATGAACAAGTTAGAGACTTACTAGTCAGTGATGGTTCCTCCAGAAG ATTAGACATACGCAATAATTCTCAACTTAATGGCCTTAATGTACCCGACGCAAGCTTGATTCCAGTTTCTAATACTCGAGATGTTCTTGATTTGATGAGGATTGGCCAAAAGAATCGTGCGGTGGGCGCTACTGCTTTGAATGAGAGGAGCAGCCGTTCTCATAG TGTATTGACTGTTCACGTCCAAGGTAAAGAATTGGCCTCAGGATCCATTTTAAGAGGCTGCCTTCATCTAGTGGATTTGGCTGGAAGTGAAAGAGTAGAAAAATCTGAAGCTGTAGGCGAGAGACTCAAAGAAGCtcaacacataaacaaatctTTGTCTGCACTAGGAGATGTCATCTATGCACTTGCACAAAAGAGTTCCCACATTCCCTACAGAAATAGCAAGCTTACACAAGTTCTTCAGGACTCCTTAG GTGGTCAAGCGAAAACTTTAATGTTTGTGCATATTAACCCTGAAGTTAACGCGGTAGGAGAGACTATCAGTACCCTTAAGTTTGCCCAAAGGGTTGCATCTATTGAACTTGGAGCAGCTCGATCAAACAAGGAAACCGGTGAAATTCGAGATCTTAAGGATGAG ATATCTAGCCTTAAATCGgcaatggagaagaaggaagcagaGCTGGAACAATTGCGATCAGGTAACATTCGGAACACAACTGAATGTCAGAGAGCAAGAGCAGTTTCTCCTTTCCATCTCCCAAGAAATGGTAACGGTGCTGGAACAAAGGCTGAGGCAAGTCCACAGCCAAACGACAGTACCAGAAGCTACGAG ACCAGAAGTTGCTCAACTGGCAAGCAGAGAAAGTCAGGGTTTCCATCTGCACTGAGAAACAGAGAAGCAAGCCCGAGGATGCCGAATCTAGCAGAAGAGAGGTTAAACCCGAGTCCGAATAGGAGGTCACTATCCACAGATAGAGGATCTGCCATCAAAAGCAGGAATAAGCCCGAAGTTACTCAAAACCTTCCGGTTGCAAGAACACCTTTTCCAGCTAGAGTACCAGTAGCCAAATCCTTTGCAACTGTTCCATTGAACCCATCAGCAGAAATCACTTCAGAGACATTTCACAATCATCAGAAGTTAAGTGCTCGAAAGCTTTTCCCCGAGATTGAGGAGGAACACATCAGGCATACACTTCATATACGTCAAGGTGGTGTTAAGAAGACCAGAGTCGAGAGCAGTAAATCCAAGGCAAAGCAACCATCGCCTGGTAGGTTTCAGAAACTTGATGTTGGGATCAGTTTGCGTTCTGAGGCAGATTCTGAAGCAAAGGTAGGAAAGTATCAGACCCAAAAGGGGAACAACAACCACAATGTGATACACTCAAGATTCCAAAACTTTGACGTGGGTATCAGCCTGTTCTCTGACCTCTGTGCCGGTGACAAATCAGATTCAACACTCAAGAGTGATTCCTCAGAGACAGACAACGAACCGCCCTTGAAATCGAAGAATTCCCAAAGAAACGTGTCCAAAAGCTCCCTCAACAACAAACTAAG GGCGATTTATGCTCATGAGGACACTTCACTCGTGGATGACAAGCCTTCAAATGGTACAGCCCATATCAAAGAAGGTAATAGTAATATATCTATGCCCGAGTTCAGGAGAAGCCGTTCAACGCATCATGCAAGGTTCATGGTACCATAG